The proteins below come from a single Hirundo rustica isolate bHirRus1 chromosome 6, bHirRus1.pri.v3, whole genome shotgun sequence genomic window:
- the PRIMA1 gene encoding proline-rich membrane anchor 1 isoform X2: MLLRQLLGLLRRCWPSLLLHCALHPLWGSLQITQGEPQKSCSKPVAEKFTESCQEICQCRPPPLLPPPPPPPPPPRLLAVPTPKSTFCPTEETWWPGLVIIIAVCCATLVFLFVVVIICYKAIKRTRTS; the protein is encoded by the exons ATGCTGCTccggcagctgctggggctgctccgcCGCTGCTggccctccctgctgctgcactgtgCCCTCCACCCGCTCTGGGGGTCCCTCCAG ATCACTCAGGGTGAGCCCCAGAAGTCATGTTCCAAGCCTGTAGCAGAGAAATTTACAGAGAGCTGCCAGGAAATTTGCCAGTGCAGGCCACCTCCACTGTTACCACCGCCTCCTCCACCTCCGCCGCCCCCGAGGTTGCTAGCGGTGCCAA CTCCCAAGTCTACCTTTTGTCCCACTGAAGAGACCTGGTGGCCAGGCCTGGTTATTATCATTGCAGTATGCTGTGCCACACTAGTGTTCCTCTTTGTAGTTGTCATCATTTGCTACAAAGCCATAAAAAG